GAGGACGCCGCGGCGCAGGTCATGAAACAGCTCGATCCCAAAGAGATCAAAAAACTGGGCAGTTTCATGCAGCAGGCGGCGCATATTTCCAAGGAAGAGGAGGATCAGGTCATCGCCGATTTCAAGGCCATGAGCGCCCGGGGGGAGGTCCAATTTCAAGGGAAAGAGTTTATCAAAAATATTCTCATCAAGGCCCTGGGACCGGAAAAAGCGGCTCGTATCATCGAGACCATGACGAAGAAAAACTACCCGGGACTGGAGGCCCTTCGTTGGGTGGATGTCAAGACTCTCGTGCATATGTTGAAGGTCGAGCATCCTCAAACGGTGGCCGTCGTTCTCGCTCATCTCGAAAGCGATCAGGCCGGGCAGGTGCTCGCGGCGTTGCCGGAACATCTCCGGGACGACGTCGCGTTGCGGTTGGCGACCATGGAGGACGTGCAGCCGGAGATTTTAGAGGAACTGAGCGACAGCCTCCAGGAGACGTTGCTGACCAGCAAAGGATTGGGCGCTCAGA
This sequence is a window from Candidatus Nitrospira inopinata. Protein-coding genes within it:
- the fliG gene encoding flagellar motor switch protein FliG — protein: MARNLTGEQKSVILLRAIGEDAAAQVMKQLDPKEIKKLGSFMQQAAHISKEEEDQVIADFKAMSARGEVQFQGKEFIKNILIKALGPEKAARIIETMTKKNYPGLEALRWVDVKTLVHMLKVEHPQTVAVVLAHLESDQAGQVLAALPEHLRDDVALRLATMEDVQPEILEELSDSLQETLLTSKGLGAQNIGGAEVVADILARMDKATENTIMTKIAEKSQPLAEAIRALMFVFDDLVKVDDRGIQELLKEISKEDLPLALRGAGPDVRDKFFKNMSSRAADMLKDDMESKGPVRVADVEKAQQNILKVCRKLEEEGRIVIAGAGEELV